One window of Thiomicrorhabdus lithotrophica genomic DNA carries:
- the map gene encoding type I methionyl aminopeptidase, producing MTIKIKTADEIQKLRVAGKLAADVLEMIAPYVVPGASTGELNSIMHKYMTEEQGTIPATLNYHGFPASSCISINQVVCHGIPEDKKILKKGDIVNIDVTVIKDGYHGDTSRMFEVGEVKPFASRLCKIAHECLWLGIEQVKPDATLYDVATAIQQHAEKNNYSVVREYCGHGIGAEFHEEPQVLHYAAPELKEIVLKPGMVFTIEPMINQGKAPVKLLADNWTVVTKDRKLSAQWEHTLTVTDSGYEIFTLRTDEKPVLP from the coding sequence ATGACTATTAAAATCAAGACCGCAGATGAAATACAAAAGCTACGTGTTGCAGGAAAGTTAGCTGCTGATGTTTTAGAAATGATTGCACCTTATGTTGTACCTGGTGCATCAACTGGTGAACTTAATTCAATCATGCATAAATACATGACTGAAGAACAAGGCACTATCCCTGCAACACTCAACTATCACGGGTTTCCTGCTTCAAGTTGTATATCTATTAACCAAGTCGTTTGTCACGGGATCCCAGAAGATAAAAAGATTCTAAAGAAAGGCGATATTGTCAACATTGATGTCACCGTTATTAAAGACGGCTATCATGGTGATACCAGTAGAATGTTTGAAGTGGGTGAAGTAAAGCCTTTTGCTAGCCGTCTTTGTAAAATCGCTCATGAATGCTTATGGCTCGGAATTGAACAAGTTAAACCTGATGCGACTTTATATGATGTTGCAACTGCTATTCAGCAACACGCTGAAAAAAACAACTATTCTGTTGTTCGTGAATATTGTGGCCACGGTATTGGTGCCGAATTCCATGAAGAACCACAAGTTCTTCACTATGCCGCACCAGAACTAAAAGAAATCGTTTTAAAACCGGGCATGGTGTTCACCATTGAACCGATGATTAACCAGGGTAAAGCCCCTGTTAAACTCCTAGCTGACAATTGGACTGTAGTAACTAAAGACAGAAAACTTTCTGCTCAGTGGGAACACACCCTAACAGTAACCGATTCAGGTTATGAAATATTCACTTTACGAACAGATGAAAAACCCGTTTTACCCTAA